The following are from one region of the Silene latifolia isolate original U9 population chromosome 9, ASM4854445v1, whole genome shotgun sequence genome:
- the LOC141600903 gene encoding VQ motif-containing protein 10-like, which produces MSRRGENQPMKVVHIKTQYVETDATSFKSVVQNLTGKDSTIAESPPRNYSSSSMAMNVKKRDQNNHHVLDRNGGGSLKFLARDLSFGRMLKEFPSIEELNKILTFD; this is translated from the coding sequence ATGTCTAGAAGAGGAGAAAATCAACCCATGAAAGTAGTGCATATTAAAACACAATATGTAGAAACTGATGCAACAAGCTTCAAATCAGTGGTTCAGAATCTGACTGGTAAGGATTCTACCATAGCCGAGTCGCCACCGCGTAACTATTCTTCTTCTTCAATGGCAATGAACGTGAAAAAGAGAGATCAGAATAATCATCATGTTTTGGATAGAAATGGTGGTGGGAGTTTGAAGTTTTTGGCAAGGGATTTGTCATTTGGTAGAATGCTAAAGGAGTTTCCTTCAATAGAAGAGTTGAACAAAATTCTAACCTTTGATTAG